The Tripterygium wilfordii isolate XIE 37 chromosome 23, ASM1340144v1, whole genome shotgun sequence genomic sequence TGGAGACGTGCCGGATAGCTGCTGCGATCCTCTGAAATCTGTCATAAACAACAACCCAGATTGCCTATGCAGTTTGATATCTAATCAGGGCAGCCGTCAAGCTGAGCAGGCAGGTATCAACGTTAATGAGGCGCAGAAACTCCCTGGACGCTGTGGACAGCATGTCAACCCCATCTCCTGCCTTtcaggtatatatatacatatacttttATCATATATGCATACTAAGTTGTATGATCTGCACATATATGTTAATACATGTTGTCTCTCTCTGCATATACAGGGGCAGGAGCTCCAAGTTCTATGGGCTCAGAGGAGAATTCTGCAGGCAGATTCTCATTACCCTCCACAGCCATTGCTGTATTAACGATTGTCCAGATGTTCCTTTTTGTGCCAAACAATGTATTAGCTTGACTACCCCTCTAAGAAAATGGGGAGCTCACGCTCTGTACTGTAGTGGAGCTCCTACTAAAGATAATTTCATTCTATTGTTCCTTTTCTACAAAACATGATTTATATAAACTGTAATGGCCAAAAATCGTACTCGGCTCACATAATATTGCACATGACATTCATATCATTGTCCAGGACCAGCCATCATCCTCTGTAATCTATCACTACTAAAGCCAGAGATTATACAACAAGCCACTCTTTTAGAGGCCTTCTGTCTAAAACATTCTGTTGACAGAAGTTACTTCTACCACGCCAAAAGCAGGCTCAAGTTAAAGCTTAGCCATATCTCCTACAAAAAGCTCTGCAACATTAAGTACAAATATACAACAAAGTTATATTTTAGCAAACAGTCTAACTCAACTCCATGGCTCCAGTGAAGGCATGTAGTATTAATATTTGATTACTAAAAGGAATTTGCCAAACTAATTTTCTAGCCCGAGTAAAGTGGTACTTAAGTAAAGCATTAGCCTTCTCATGCAGAAATTTTGGTATGCTaagttataaaaaaattcaCCTGTGAAATgtaattcaatattttttttccatcagTACACCCTACTCAGTAACCAGTGGAATCCATAGCAGTATGTGTACTGCTGAGTGCAAAGGGCAGGCATACACATATATTGGCAAATCTTTGGTTTAGTCAATTTCTGCGgtatttagaattcttaaacATCCATTCCAAAAATAGAACTCTTCTGCATTAATCCAGGCACGAATCTCTTAACTCACACATGAAACTAATATGAACGTGATTTTTTAATCTTTCAATAGATCAATATgtgcctagtggtagagttgcaagggtggcGGAGCAACTTAAAGATCATAGGTTTAATTCTTGAAAACATTCTCCCCCCACATGTTCTGTAGCATAAGGTTTGAGTAAATCTTGCATGGCCCCGACCCTGCTCACCGCGATAGCTTTGTGCACAaaagttgtttacttttttttaccTATAGATCCCCAATTCCCCATGGACCACAACCAGAATATTTTGTGATTCTGACCAGACTAGCTTGGCTGACACACCGGAAATGGCATTCGTGGTGTTGGAAAAAATTTAACATATGCCGCTACTCAAAAAGATCAAAGACCAACAGGAAACAAATCTCGTGTACAAAGCTCTAGTATTGGAGGCAAGAATTGAGAAGGACAAGATATACACAGCCTTACCCTTGCTCCAATATTTTGAACTATGAAGCAAACAACTTAAGGTCCATATTCTTGCATGGTTGCATTCTACTCATCACAGTACAAGTTTAGCTTTAAAAGTGACAAGTAAATCGACCGGTAGAATATGACTTGCTACAAGGAGAAATAATGAAACCAATAGAAATTGTCCAACCCACCAATAATATCCAATCACCTTCTTTGACGTGTTCTTGGAAAGAATACCTAGATCTAGTTGGCATTGGAGGCATAATCTCCAATCAAGCAGCATTAAGTCATTAACACATAAAAATTCTCAAAACGATTCTCAAGTTGCCAGCGAACATCACAGCATGAATAGCCAGCAAACTGCAACTCTACAACTTTCCTTATATTCCTTTATGTTGCAACTCGAGATTTTGGAGTTTCAAGTTAAATTTAAAAACCCATGACTCTTTTACATTCTATCTGAGACCATCACTTctatttaacataaatatgaCTTACTGATCCTAAggtcttaaaaaaataaacgcCAAGTCCAATCATTCTTGGGTTGGGGCATAATCTTACATGTTGTAATGGATTCAAAAGTACGAGGGCAAGTCTAGTCAACAACACTTGACAGAAAACACCTAGCTTCATCAATAAGACTTAagtaagaagaaagatcccagCAACAATGTAGAGAATTTGTAGCAATTGTTGAACAAAATGGAGTCAAAGCTACAAGTGAATCAATACATAAAAGGAACAATCGAGATGTTGCAACATAAAAGGAATCATAGACTCCACACTACTAGCATCTAGTGTATCTATGTAGACATACATACTTTCATCATggcaaaaggaaaagaaaagagtgaGGCTTGAGGGTTTAAAGTAAGCTGCTTATGGTTCAAGAAGTAAAGCACATTTGGTTCGCACAAAAAGCCTCAAGTTCCATGAGATTACTCTGTTCACGAAAGCTAAGATTATAACAACTTTTGAGAGAATCCCACAACAATTATAAGAATTAGAGAAACTACAGTTGGTATTCTAATTATGAAGAAGAAAAGCGCACCACCATTGAGGAAGAAGATCACGCCTGTGTGCCCGCCAATGCCTTCATTTGAATATGATTAGTATCACCAGCACTGGTGGGCAATGCCTCGTACGAACCTAGTCTTCTGATCCCAACGCTCTTAGCAATGGAAGCATATGTAACCATGACAATGATCACCACAAACATTACATGAACCACAAAAACCAGATCCAGTATCGCCACCGCCCTCAACCGGGACTCTTCAAGATCGCACTTGGTTGACCCCTCCACGCCGCTCACCACATCCAGCAAACGGTGACATCCCTCCGGGATAAACGCCTCAACGTAAAGGGACAATCCCGTCTGCAGCACCCAGAGCCCCTGCAAGCAGAGGGCGGCACCCAGTCCCACGTCGGCGACGAATAGCTTCGGCTGGCAAGCCAAAATAAAACACAAGAGGGAGGACAGAGCAGATATTCTAGCGGAGACGGAGTCGCACTCCGCCTGGAGATCAGAGGTCTGGAAAGAAGCGGCGGAGGAAGAGACACAGTATTGGAGGAAGAAGACACCAGAAGCGAGGGCAAAGAAGAGATCGGAAGGAAGAGGGAGGAGGGAGGTGGAGTCGGACACGAGAAGGGCGAGGGAGATGAGTAGTGCTAGGAAAATGACAGCGGCAGACTGGAGGGAGGAGAAGCGGTGGACTGGGGTGTTGCCTTTGAGGAGGGGATCGGAGTCAGAGGATATAAGGGCTTGGTGGGCTAAGGCAATGATGAGGCAGAGGATTAGAAGGTAAAGCTGGAGGTGCTTGAATCGAGAGGAAGATGAGGAAGAGGAGAGGGAGAAAGGATGGAAGAGCCTGGCGGAGTATGTCTGAGGGGATTTGAGGTGGTTGCGGACGGTGGAGATCAGGTGGTAGAGGCCCAGTGACACC encodes the following:
- the LOC119992522 gene encoding uncharacterized protein LOC119992522, whose translation is MAALIYQIFSSSALVSLGLYHLISTVRNHLKSPQTYSARLFHPFSLSSSSSSSRFKHLQLYLLILCLIIALAHQALISSDSDPLLKGNTPVHRFSSLQSAAVIFLALLISLALLVSDSTSLLPLPSDLFFALASGVFFLQYCVSSSAASFQTSDLQAECDSVSARISALSSLLCFILACQPKLFVADVGLGAALCLQGLWVLQTGLSLYVEAFIPEGCHRLLDVVSGVEGSTKCDLEESRLRAVAILDLVFVVHVMFVVIIVMVTYASIAKSVGIRRLGSYEALPTSAGDTNHIQMKALAGTQA
- the LOC119993138 gene encoding non-specific lipid transfer protein GPI-anchored 30, producing the protein MAKDMRRLYGIAVVLVVTMLASGATAQDTSCLNRLAPCLNYLNGSGDVPDSCCDPLKSVINNNPDCLCSLISNQGSRQAEQAGINVNEAQKLPGRCGQHVNPISCLSGAGAPSSMGSEENSAGRFSLPSTAIAVLTIVQMFLFVPNNVLA